The Gavia stellata isolate bGavSte3 chromosome 15, bGavSte3.hap2, whole genome shotgun sequence region GCtgggcccctcccgcctcccaCTCCCGGCCCAACCCCGGCCGCTCCCCCGAGCCCCCagcccgctccccccgccccgacccCGCAGCCCGGACCGGGCCGGAGCCGCCGTCGGGCAGCGCCCGAAtctcccgccgcgccgcgcctcTGCTTCCGCttccggccccgccccgccgagtcACTTCCGGTTCCGGGTGCGCCGCGCGCACGtggggctgcgcggggcggagcggggccggggccggcgcggcggcagcggcggggcgggatGGGGGAGTTCGAGGTGCACCGGGTGCGGTTCTTCGGCCTGGTGCCGGCCGGCGTGCGCTGCCTGGCCTGccagccccgcggcggccgccTGGCCCTGGCCCGCACCGACGGCGCCGTCGAGGTCTACAACTTCGCCGCCAACTACTTCCAGGAGAAGGTGagggcgccgggccgggccgggccgggccgggccctgcAGCGGGGTAACGGGCGTCCCTCCCCAGGTGATCCCCGGGCACGAGGCCCGGTCGGTGGAGGCGCTGTGCTGGACGGCGGGAGACCGGCTCTTCGGGGCCGGCCTCGGCGGGGACATCACCGAGTACGACCTGGCCCGGCTGTGCGCGGCCCACTCCGTCGATGGCGGCGGGGGGCCCATCTGGAGCATGGCGGCCAACGGCAGCGGCACACTGCTGGCGGTGAGTGcgaccgggaccgggaccgggaccgggggGGGCTCTCCCAGCCCCGGAGCAGGGGCGGGCTGGCCGGGGCAGCGGCGGAGGGAGAGGCGCTGACCCCGACCCTTCTGCAGATCGGCTGTGAGGATGGCTCAGTTAAGCTCTTCCAAATCGTGCCCGGCGGGATCCAGTTCGAGCGGAACCTGGACAGGCGGAAAGGTGAGTCCGGGGAGGGCTCCGTGCTGCGGCGGCATCGTCCCCCCCGTCCGTCCCGGCTGCCCCAGTGACTGAGGGGTTGTGAGTCCACGGGGTCACGTCTGGAGCTTCTTTCCCCGCAGGCCGCATCCTGTGCCTCTCCTGGCACCCGTCAGGCACTCACATAGCGGCTGGCTCCATCGATGTCCTCCGCGTGTTTGACGTCTGTTCAGGTAACTCCTGCCCCGGGAGGTGAGCCCggcctgtcccctgccccagggaccGTCGGCGCCGGCACACTCCGTGCTCTGGGGGGATCCCCTTGCCACCCCCAACCGTCCTTCCTGCATCTCAGGCCAAACCGTCCAGAGGATCATGGTGAACTATACCATGCAGAACGCGAAGCGCGAGTGCATCGTGTGGAGCATCGCCTTCCTCTCCAGCGGCACCGTCGTCACCTCGGACTCTTTCGGGAGGGTGCAGTTCTGGGACTGGGAGCGAGGCACGCTGCTGGAGTCGCACACTGTCAGCACCTCGGCTGTCCTCTCACTGGCCGTGTCAGAGGTAGGCGAGTTCCCCCGAGtcctccccaggcagctgggGCCTGTCTGGCCTCCTGTGTGCTGGGCCAGAGGTGttcaggcaggagctgcctggcttgctgcctttgggcccacaggagcagggctgggagagaagTCGCTGGTCCCTGTCTGCCTCCCGGTGCTGCCCTTTCATTCTTCCCCGGCCCCGTTTCCCTCACCAGAAAGAGGACAGCATCATCGTGGGCACCTCGACCGGGGCCACCTACCAGTTTCAGCTGCTGCCGGTGAAAATGGGCAGCCTGGAGAAGCGCTGGGTGCGGACAAAGCCCTTCCAGCATCACACGCATGACGTGCGAGCTGTGGCGCACAGCTCGACGGCTCTCATCTCCGGGGGTAGGACTGGCTACGGTCACGAGGAGGGCTTGGGTCTCTCCCCCCAGAACTACTTTGGCTGACCTCTGCTTGGCTTCCAGGTCTGGACGCCCAGTTGGTGATCCGCCCGCTGAtggagaagatgcagaagaagggCTACGATGCAGTACTCCGCAAATTCATCTTCCCCCACGTGAGTGCCGCTCTGAGCGGGGTCATGTGCCTGGCAAggcaggctggcagggctggctcttCCTGAGGGAGAAGGCTGGCACTCCCTGCCCCGCTGCGTCCCCTCCCTACCCCGCTGCGTCCCCTCCCTGGCCCTGGCGCGTCTGGAGGCTCCTGCCATGGAGCGGGTAGAAGTTGGCAAGCTCGTCTTGCTGGTCCTGCTAGGTCTCCATCTCCGGGCTCCCATCCCACGGGACCCAGACCTTCCTCTCCCCCGCCCCAGAGTCTCCAGCACCCCAGGGCATTTCGGCTTTGGCCCAGCCCTTTCTGCCAGGCTGCAGGTTCATGACAGTCTGCCCGTTTCTGCATGCAGCGACGCCTTGTCTCCTGTGCCAGGAAAGCCCGGTTGCTCCTCTTCCAGTTCTCCCAGCACCTGGAGCTCTGGAGACTTGGCTCCACTGACGGGACCGGTGAGTCGCAAGGCCCAGCTCTCTGGTGCAAGCCCTGTGGCAGAGCCCGTGCTGCCTGCAGGATTTCGGGCATGAACTGTCCTGCTGCTTGGGCAGCGGAGGGGTGGTTTAGCCCGggccccttcctccccacagccctgcactgGCGTGGCAGCCATGGGCAGGGCTGCGTTTCCCAGCATGGTGTGTGCCTGGGCACGGGCTGCACGGACGGTGTGAGGCTGCAGTCGTGCTTCCAGCGAAGCTGGGCCAGGCCCTGGGGAGTTCAGCCTTGGGGGAGGTTGGGGAAGGGTCTGGGCTCTCCCTCGGGCGCTGCTCCCCCAGGATCCCCAGCTGCTTGACAGGACCTGTGCGGTTTCCCCACTGTCACTGATGTGCCACATGGTTTCTTGTCGTCCCAGGAAAGGATGGCGAGGTCCTTCCCTTACGTCGCATGCCTGAGCACCTTGTGCAGCTCAAGAGCAAGGTAGGGCTGAGCCGGAGCTGCAGTCCGCCCTGGTGCCTGCCCCGCTGCAGGAGGGGGCTTGGCAGCCTCCGCTCTCCCTCCGACGGCTGAGCTGCGTGTGCCTGGCTGCTGGGGGATCTGGCAGGCCCCGCTCAGCCCCTCTGCGTTTCCAGGGTCCGGAGCACATCTACTGCAGCTGCGTCTCGCCCTGCGGCAGCTGGCTCGCCTACTCCACAGCCTCCCGCTTCCACCTCTACCGAGTGCGATACGAGGGCAACAGTGTCAGTGTCAAGAAGGTGAGGAGGGTGATGGGCTGCCCCGCTGCCGGGGAGGGGTGGTGGGTGGCTGCGGGGTCCCAGGGGGCTGGCACGGCCAGCGTTGCTCACGGGGAGCGAGGGCGGCAGCGGTAGATGGCTTACAGcgctgctttcttctctctccaaGGTCCCCAAAGTGCCcaagctgctgctcccagcctaCCAGCTCCAGTTCTCCTCTGACTCCGGCAGCCTCTTCGTTGCCTCCGCTCGAGGCTCCGTCCAcgtcctccagctgctggagccagGGGGCTGCAAACACCTGCACACGTTTCGGCCGCCCTCAGGTTCGGGCTGGTGGGGTTGCTGGGGGGTCCCTGGGCCCAGAGTCCCGTCCCCGCTGCGGGCACAGAGGGGTGTGCAGGGCCAAGCATgttccccctttccttccctgggGTGTGTGGGTCCTTCCCCCCGCGGCAGCCTCTGCCCTGTGTTTGTGCTACCTTTGTAGCCTGACATGGGCAGGGGAGCCCGGGCACCCATATGAGCAGGGGGGACGTGGGTCTGGATGTCCCTTGGGTGTGGGTCTGGGGCTCCTTGCAGGCCCCAGCACCCATTACAGCTGGTGGGGGGGGTTCCGCAGGGTCCCCCGAGGCCGTTTACCTGCTGGCAGTGAGCGCAGATGGGCACTGGCTGGCTGCAGTTGGCGGGGACTGGGCAATCCACATCTACAACCTGAAATGCTTCAAGGTAGGGGCAGGTGCTGGAGAGTGCTGCAGGAATgaccctgctgctctcctgccttgGGGGGCTGGGTGAGGGTGGGCTCAGTGTGTGGGACTCCTCCCCAGAAGCGATTGCTGCGTCccaaagcagggctgggggtgggtgTGAGGGAAGGGGGGCAGATCAGCGGGGGCCCTGGTTGCTCCCGTCAGCGTACTGCCCTCCTGCCTTGCAGCATCACTGCACAGTGCCCACATACAGCTGTGCGGTGACGGCTCTCGCCATCCACCCCGTCTCCAACAACCTGGTTATCGCCTACTCGGACCAGCAGGTAGGAGCTCTCCCCGTCGCAGCCCTCGTGgccctggccccttccctgcagcaatCTCCCTGGCCTCGGAGCTTTCTGGCTGCACCGCTCggcaggagagctgcagctcactgcctggctggggcaggagctgcccctgTGCCGGCGTAGGGGTGGTGCTGGGGAGGACCGGACCTCATCAGCCACGCTTTCTCCCCGCTCCTGCCTCTCCAGCTGTTCGAGTTCAGCATTCCCGAGAAGCAGTACACGGCCTGGAGCCGCATGGTGCAGAACTGCGGGCTGCACAAGGTCTGGCTGGAGAGGGACTCGCCCATCACCCACATCACCTTCAACCCCAAGAACCCCTCGCACATCCTGCTCCACGACGTCTACATGTTCTGCGTCCTCGACAAGTCCCTGGTGAGTCCGCGTGCCCGGTCGGGAGGGCTGGGTTTGGGCCCAGGGCATCTCCCCTGCCTGGCCCAGCTGGTCCCATCCCTGCTGGGAGTGGAAGGAGGGGTGCGCGGCGCTGAGGCGGTGGTGGTCTGGGCAGCGCTGACGCATGCTGTGCGCTCTCCTCGCAGCCCTTGCCGGACAACAGTGCCCTCCTGATGAATCAGAGCACCCTGAAGCAGCTCCCGGAAACGGCCAGGCAGCGGCAGCTCCACGCCTTCAAGATCTGCAAGAAATTCCAGGTGGGTGACAGCGTCGCTGGGCGTGTGCTGTGTCGAGGAGGGGGTTCTGGGGGAGTACCCTACACCCGTGGTCCTCATGGCCCCACCTGCTCTTGTGCCCAGTCGCTCCCGGTGCCGTACCAGTGCTGGGTGCccaagcagcagagcagaatgcTCGGTCTTTGTCCCCATCACGGTGCAGCTGCTTGCTGCGATCTCGTGGGCTCTGAttgcccagcagctcctgcagcacaTCCCCCAAGCGATGGCCCTGGTTACGGCTAAGCCGGAGCCGAGCCTGGCAAGCTGAGGCAGAGGGAGGCTGGCACCACACTCTCGTCTCCTGTCCCGCAGCCTCTGCTCTTCGCGGATCTGCTGGACGAGAACTGCCTCGTGATGGTGGAGCGGCCCATCATGGACATCAAGACCCAGCTGCCCCTGCCCatccaaaagaagaaatttggcACCTGAGAGCAGAACAAGCTGCTCCAGCCGCAGAAACTGTGCGTGTTGCTTTCCTAGAGTGCTGTAGGAATAAACCCCGCTGTTCTCTACGGCTGCGGGCTCCGGCCTCATCCTTGCCCTGCGGGGCTCCCTGGTGTTGGAGCAGCGGGTCAGGCTGGTGCTGGCCTGAGCACGGGGCCGCTGCTGCTTCGTAGGGCTCCCCTGCCCGTGCCGGTCCTCCTCCTGGGGCTGCGGGGACAAGGCGGCATCCCGGATCTCCTGCCTGCTcgctggctgctctgctgggcagCGTCAGGTCGCGGTGCCGGCTTCTCTCTCGCCGTGCCGGCCAGCACCCAGGTGGGTTGGTGAGTTCTGGGTCGCTCCCTTTGTGAGCTGGGCTCCTGAAAGACAGACAGCGACTGCCGGTGCTCAGCACCCATATACAGCgtccccagcctgtgctgctgctccgTGCCTTGGGAACGGTGCCGGTTCACCGAGCTGGAGCTCGCGGCTGCGTGCTGGTGGGATTGGGGTGTAGTGGGGTCATCTTCCAAACCGCCGCTGTCAGCACATGCAGCTCTGCGGCGGCTGATAGCTGGAAAGCCGGaccccttctcctccagcctTTCCAGTAACACCAGGACCCCGTTTCCAGTTTGCGCTTGTACCATCCCCAGCAGGACCGAGCAGGCAGTGCCGGAGGGAGCGGGATTTGGGGGCTCCCCGTGCTTTCCTTTCCCCGTACCCCCTCCTTGAACCCCCAAAGGACATCTCCCCATCCCCGAGGAGGGGGAAATTCGGGCTCTGGGAAGGGCTGCCGGCTGGCCCCCCTGGAAATAAGGTAGGCGAGGAAGTGGGGAGCGCAGCTTTGCTAAGCGGGACTGTAGGCAGAGCCCGGGAAATGGAGCGCGGGGCGGGAAATAAAGCGCGGGGCGGGAAATggagcgcggggcggggctTTACCGCCCCTCCCTCCGGTGCGACCAATCGCAGCAGCGGCGGCTGTTCGCCGCCGCTGCTGCGATTGGTCGCAccggagggaggggaggggcgtCCCAGCCCCGCCTCCCCCGCAGCGCAGAGCCTACCGCAGCGCGCCATGCGGGCGGGGGCGTGACCAGCGCGCCACGCCCCCCTCCTCCAGACCCCGCCCCTTCTCCCggtgcgcggcggcggcagcggcatGGCCGTGTGGACCCGCGCTTGCAAAGcggggctgctggagctgctgctacGGGAACGTTGGGTGCGGGTAGCGGCGGAGCTGAGCGGGGAAGCGCTGAGCCTGACGGCGGAACCGGGAGGCGGCGAAGCGGCGGTGCTTAACGGCGTGGTTAACGGCAACGCGGAGGCGGCGCCCGGTTGCGTGCGGAGGGTGCGGGTGGTGAAGGCGGAGGCGGGAGGGCTCGGTATCAGCATCAAGGGAGGTCGGGAGAATCGTATGCCGGTGCTCATCTCACGTATCTtcccggggctggcggcggaACGGAGCGGGGCGCTCCGTCTGGGCGACGCCATCCTCGCCGTTAACGGCGTCGATCTCCGGGATGCCACCCACGATCAAGCCGTCCAGGCGCTGAAGCGAGCCGGGAGGGAGGTCATCCTCGAAGGTACCGGCTAACCCCCGTCCCTCCTACCGGACCCCCGGtgctccctcccctcccgggtgcccccccccccgccccgttacCGGGTCCCACGACACCCCCCTGCCGCTGTCACCAGGCTCCCGGACTCCCCCTTGGGCCCCTTTTTTGGCTGCGGGacccctttccccccaccccagccacgGTACGTGTGTCCCCCCCGAGCCCCCAACCCCGGTGCTGGGTCCCGGCGTGTCCCCACCcggcatggggacagggacaggggtgtcccctccccggccgggcTTGCGGTGGGTCGGGGACCCCTCCCAGCTGGGGACAAGGACAGGCCACTTCTGCTGACGGTCCCCCCAGGACAGAGCTGGGGTCCCCCGGCTgcggtgtccccccccccaggacaggGTGTCCCCCGTGGCAGCTCCGGGGATGGAGCCCCTGAGGTGGGTGCTTGTGCCCCCCGAGTCCCCAGGGAGGGCTGTGGCCCCGGGGGGCGGGTTTGGGGTCTGCCCATGTCTCGTGGGCTCCGTGCCCATGTCCCGTGGGCTCTGTGCCCACGGCGCAGCCAGCTCGGGGCTGGCCTGGCAGAGCCACCGGCTCTCACCCGACCTGTTCCCGGCAGCCCGACAAGCTCGGGCAGGACCCGCCTGGCCCGGCGGCACGCGGCACGGGGCTCGTGCCGTGGGGCGCCGCGCCCCGGGCAGCCGGGAGGACACGAGCTCCCTGTGCCGTGGGTCAGGGTGGCCCATGCAAGTCTGTGGTGCCACGCACACCATCCTGGTGTCCTGGCAAGGCTGTCTGTCCGCTGGTGCGTGGGGCTGCTCCGTGGATGTGGtgctgggtgggtgctgggcttGGTCACCCGTGCCCACCTGGGCTGGGCTGACCCGGGTGATGGGTGCTCCCGCTCACCTGCCTGCTCCCGGCACACTGCACTGGTGCGAGGGCGGGCGGATGGGCTCCCTGGCACGGCCGCACCCGGCACGGGGTGGCTCTGCACGGCTCAGCCACAgctggggtgctgtgggggcCGAGGTGGAGCCGCGGCGTTGGGCGTGGTGTTTAAACACTTGACGGGTCAGGGCCACCATCAGAGGCAGTGAGAGTCCCCGTAGGACTCCGTGCCGGATTCACCATCTCCTCACCAtgtccttccctctgctcccgTCTCGGCCGTTTGATCCTCTCCCACGGGAGCTCCGGCCCCGTGGCATGTTTGTCCCTCACTTCCGCCACGGGCATAGGCGCCGCGGCAGccaccccttcccttcccatcgGGGCCACGGTGCTGCTCATCCGACGGCTGCGGGTGCCCCACAGCACGGCTGGACCCTCCAGCGGCCGGCTGGCATCTGCGGGccctggagaggagctggggaagaCCTCGGCCGTGCCATCCCGCCCCGTCCCTCCTCGCCAGCCCCTGGAGGAGAGACCACCCTGGCTCCCGGGCAGGTGCCGGAGCTTCGCCTGGACCCCGGGCCGGTGGTGGAGCGTGGAAGCACCAGCCCTGTGCCGGCACCCCAGTCGGGCTGGCAGCCCCACCCTGGGCACTGGGTTTGGCCACAGGGACCTGCGCCGGGCACCTTCCTCCCGGGGTGCCCGCAGGCACACGGCGCGCTCCGGCACGCTGGGGGAAGGGAGCCCTTCCGCCTCTGCgggggagctgtgggcagagctggcGGCCGGCAAAGGGGAAGGCCGGTTGCAAGAGCCGACCCACGAGCAAAGGTGGGGAAACCTCTTCGGTGTTTCCTCTCCGGGTGCCGGTGGCAGAAGGGGGCTCTGGCCCTGAGGATGGACCAAAGCCGTCCGGGCGGCACACGGGGGAATTGGCCCCGGTGAGGCCGGTGCTAACCCAGCATTGCCgtgctccagagcagcagccttCCTGCAGCAGGTCAGGCG contains the following coding sequences:
- the UTP4 gene encoding U3 small nucleolar RNA-associated protein 4 homolog isoform X1, which translates into the protein MGEFEVHRVRFFGLVPAGVRCLACQPRGGRLALARTDGAVEVYNFAANYFQEKVIPGHEARSVEALCWTAGDRLFGAGLGGDITEYDLARLCAAHSVDGGGGPIWSMAANGSGTLLAIGCEDGSVKLFQIVPGGIQFERNLDRRKGRILCLSWHPSGTHIAAGSIDVLRVFDVCSGQTVQRIMVNYTMQNAKRECIVWSIAFLSSGTVVTSDSFGRVQFWDWERGTLLESHTVSTSAVLSLAVSEKEDSIIVGTSTGATYQFQLLPVKMGSLEKRWVRTKPFQHHTHDVRAVAHSSTALISGGLDAQLVIRPLMEKMQKKGYDAVLRKFIFPHRRLVSCARKARLLLFQFSQHLELWRLGSTDGTGKDGEVLPLRRMPEHLVQLKSKGPEHIYCSCVSPCGSWLAYSTASRFHLYRVRYEGNSVSVKKVPKVPKLLLPAYQLQFSSDSGSLFVASARGSVHVLQLLEPGGCKHLHTFRPPSGSPEAVYLLAVSADGHWLAAVGGDWAIHIYNLKCFKHHCTVPTYSCAVTALAIHPVSNNLVIAYSDQQLFEFSIPEKQYTAWSRMVQNCGLHKVWLERDSPITHITFNPKNPSHILLHDVYMFCVLDKSLPLPDNSALLMNQSTLKQLPETARQRQLHAFKICKKFQPLLFADLLDENCLVMVERPIMDIKTQLPLPIQKKKFGT
- the UTP4 gene encoding U3 small nucleolar RNA-associated protein 4 homolog isoform X2, which encodes MGEFEVHRVRFFGLVPAGVRCLACQPRGGRLALARTDGAVEVYNFAANYFQEKVIPGHEARSVEALCWTAGDRLFGAGLGGDITEYDLARLCAAHSVDGGGGPIWSMAANGSGTLLAIGCEDGSVKLFQIVPGGIQFERNLDRRKGRILCLSWHPSGTHIAAGSIDVLRVFDVCSGQTVQRIMVNYTMQNAKRECIVWSIAFLSSGTVVTSDSFGRVQFWDWERGTLLESHTVSTSAVLSLAVSEKEDSIIVGTSTGATYQFQLLPVKMGSLEKRWVRTKPFQHHTHDVRAVAHSSTALISGGLDAQLVIRPLMEKMQKKGYDAVLRKFIFPHRRLVSCARKARLLLFQFSQHLELWRLGSTDGTGKDGEVLPLRRMPEHLVQLKSKGPEHIYCSCVSPCGSWLAYSTASRFHLYRVRYEGNSVSVKKVPKVPKLLLPAYQLQFSSDSGSLFVASARGSVHVLQLLEPGGCKHLHTFRPPSGSPEAVYLLAVSADGHWLAAVGGDWAIHIYNLKCFKHHCTVPTYSCAVTALAIHPVSNNLVIAYSDQQLFEFSIPEKQYTAWSRMVQNCGLHKVWLERDSPITHITFNPKNPSHILLHDVYMFCVLDKSLVSPRPLPDNSALLMNQSTLKQLPETARQRQLHAFKICKKFQPLLFADLLDENCLVMVERPIMDIKTQLPLPIQKKKFGT